A single region of the Oleispira antarctica RB-8 genome encodes:
- the manB gene encoding Phosphomannomutase: MGDLLACFKAYDVRGRMPDELNEDIAYSIGRAFAQFLKPKTVVVGYDIRLTSKQMCDKVIEGLRDAGSNVLNIGMCGTEEVYFATAHLKADGGICVTASHNPKDYNGMKFVREGSRPISGDTGLKDIEILAHANDFPAVDANERGSVEIVDTRPAYTQHLLTYVEADKLKPLKIVCNAGNGGGGLALDAIEPFLPIEWVKVHHEQDGNFPHGVPNPLLIENRASTIKAIADNKADLGIAWDGDFDRCFFFDDKGTFIEGYYIVGLLAEAALLKNPGASIVHDPRLTWNTIEMAEAAGGKAIQSKTGHAFIKERMRLEDAVYGGEMSAHHYFKDFFYCDSGMIPWLLVVELISKTGKSLTQLVEERMAKFPCSGEINSVLEDAPATLVKVEAHYASSGAEIDHTDGLSMNFGDWRFNLRASNTEPVVRLNVESRGDQALMEAKTAELLKLMKG; this comes from the coding sequence ATGGGCGATTTATTAGCGTGTTTTAAAGCTTATGATGTGCGTGGACGCATGCCAGATGAATTGAATGAAGACATTGCGTATAGCATTGGTCGAGCGTTTGCTCAATTCTTAAAGCCTAAGACCGTTGTGGTTGGTTATGACATTCGTTTAACCAGTAAGCAAATGTGCGACAAGGTGATTGAAGGTTTACGTGACGCGGGCTCGAATGTTTTAAACATTGGCATGTGCGGCACGGAAGAAGTCTATTTCGCGACGGCTCATTTAAAAGCCGATGGCGGTATTTGCGTAACCGCGAGCCACAATCCAAAAGATTACAACGGCATGAAGTTCGTACGCGAAGGTTCTAGACCTATTAGCGGCGATACGGGCCTGAAAGATATCGAAATTTTAGCCCATGCTAATGATTTCCCTGCTGTTGATGCTAACGAGCGCGGTAGCGTCGAGATAGTTGATACGCGCCCTGCTTATACTCAGCATCTTTTGACGTATGTTGAAGCCGATAAGCTTAAGCCATTAAAGATCGTTTGTAATGCCGGTAATGGCGGTGGCGGCTTAGCGTTAGATGCTATTGAACCTTTCTTACCGATTGAGTGGGTTAAAGTTCATCACGAACAAGATGGTAACTTCCCTCATGGCGTGCCGAATCCTTTATTGATTGAAAACCGCGCGTCGACTATTAAGGCGATTGCTGACAATAAGGCTGACTTGGGTATTGCTTGGGATGGCGACTTTGACCGCTGTTTCTTTTTCGATGATAAAGGCACTTTTATTGAAGGCTATTACATCGTCGGCCTATTGGCCGAAGCTGCTCTCTTAAAGAATCCTGGCGCTAGCATTGTGCATGACCCTCGCTTAACCTGGAATACAATTGAGATGGCCGAAGCTGCTGGCGGCAAGGCGATTCAAAGTAAAACAGGTCACGCTTTCATTAAAGAACGCATGCGTTTAGAAGATGCTGTTTATGGTGGCGAGATGAGTGCTCACCATTACTTTAAAGATTTCTTTTATTGCGACAGCGGCATGATTCCTTGGTTACTAGTCGTTGAGCTGATCAGTAAAACTGGCAAGTCGTTAACTCAGCTGGTTGAAGAGCGCATGGCAAAATTCCCTTGCTCTGGTGAGATCAACAGTGTGTTAGAAGACGCTCCAGCGACTTTGGTTAAAGTAGAGGCCCATTACGCTTCATCGGGTGCTGAGATTGATCATACTGACGGTTTGAGCATGAACTTTGGTGATTGGCGCTTTAATTTACGCGCATCGAATACGGAACCCGTTGTGCGTCTTAATGTTGAAAGCCGCGGCGATCAGGCACTAATGGAAGCTAAAACGGCTGAATTGTTGAAATTAATGAAGGGCTAA
- a CDS encoding Putative aminopeptidase 2, translating into MSKSLLPLSDFNQSLLGFLQASPTPFHATESMASILLSAGYTELFEDQAWQLQEQAGYFVRRNDSSIVAFWLADKSQPLRLLGAHTDSPCLKVKPNASMTDKGYFQLGVEVYGGVLLAPWFDRDLSLAGRVHARIDGKIKAVMINFERAIATVPSLAIHLDREANSSRTINKQTDLPPVLAIVGESKQDLNTILMAEVRKQYESVESILDYELFFYDTQPAAVIGLENEFIASARLDNLLSCYVGLQALLSSGPGQNKVFVCTDHEEVGSVSACGAQGPFLEHTIERIWPSIEDRNRLMANSLMISVDNAHAIHPNYFEKHDENHGPIINQGPVIKVNANQRYATNSFTAAVFKQVCNDVGVKYQSFVTRTDLGCGSTIGPAIASGLGVDTIDIGVPTFGMHSIRELAGSEDAHNLTKVLSHFYEKVSLTD; encoded by the coding sequence ATGTCAAAATCTCTTTTACCGTTATCTGATTTCAACCAATCTCTATTAGGCTTTTTACAAGCCAGTCCTACACCGTTTCATGCGACCGAAAGCATGGCGAGTATTCTATTGTCTGCGGGTTATACCGAATTATTTGAAGATCAAGCTTGGCAGTTGCAAGAGCAAGCGGGTTATTTTGTTCGTCGTAATGATTCTTCTATTGTCGCTTTTTGGTTAGCCGATAAATCTCAGCCACTGCGTTTGTTAGGCGCTCATACCGACAGTCCATGTTTAAAAGTAAAACCTAATGCCAGTATGACCGATAAAGGTTACTTTCAGCTGGGTGTTGAGGTTTATGGTGGGGTTTTACTTGCCCCTTGGTTTGATCGTGATTTATCCCTAGCAGGGCGTGTGCATGCACGTATAGACGGCAAAATTAAAGCGGTAATGATTAACTTTGAACGCGCGATTGCGACGGTTCCAAGTTTAGCGATTCATCTTGATCGTGAAGCTAATAGCTCTCGCACGATTAATAAGCAAACCGACTTGCCGCCGGTATTGGCGATTGTAGGTGAAAGTAAGCAAGATTTAAATACGATCTTGATGGCAGAAGTACGCAAGCAGTATGAGTCGGTTGAATCGATTTTAGATTACGAATTATTCTTTTACGATACGCAGCCGGCAGCGGTGATCGGTCTAGAAAACGAATTTATTGCCAGTGCGCGATTGGATAACTTATTAAGTTGTTATGTCGGTTTGCAGGCGTTATTAAGTTCGGGTCCGGGTCAGAATAAAGTATTTGTCTGTACCGACCATGAGGAGGTTGGTTCTGTGAGTGCTTGTGGCGCACAGGGGCCTTTCTTAGAGCATACTATTGAAAGAATCTGGCCAAGTATCGAAGATCGTAATCGCCTTATGGCGAACTCGCTGATGATCTCGGTGGATAATGCGCACGCAATTCACCCCAATTATTTTGAAAAGCACGATGAAAATCATGGGCCTATCATCAATCAGGGGCCTGTTATTAAAGTGAACGCTAATCAGCGCTATGCAACTAACAGCTTTACTGCCGCGGTCTTTAAGCAAGTCTGTAATGACGTAGGTGTTAAGTATCAATCGTTCGTAACGCGTACGGATTTGGGCTGTGGAAGTACCATTGGCCCGGCAATCGCTTCAGGGTTGGGTGTGGATACGATTGATATTGGTGTGCCGACTTTTGGTATGCATTCTATTCGTGAGCTTGCGGGTAGTGAGGATGCGCATAACTTGACCAAAGTATTGAGCCATTTTTACGAGAAAGTCTCTTTAACGGATTAG
- a CDS encoding Peptidyl-prolyl cis-trans isomerase — protein sequence MKLFKQVPVLAMGALILVGCSQENEVKLENYVDQASYGVGLNIGESLARDAVELNVDAIAAGISDALSGAEKRIDQETLQAAFETIREEQERKQAALNDAAAQVGADFLAENGKKEGVTTLESGLQYEVITAAAEAGAKPAATDTVSVHYHGTLTDGSVFDSSVERGTPAEFPVNRVIAGWTEALQLMSVGDKWKLYIPADLAYGAQSPSPKIPANSALVFEVELLDVKQEG from the coding sequence ATGAAATTATTCAAGCAAGTACCTGTATTAGCTATGGGTGCTTTAATATTGGTTGGTTGTAGCCAGGAGAACGAAGTGAAATTAGAAAATTATGTTGATCAAGCAAGCTATGGTGTTGGTCTAAATATTGGCGAGAGCTTAGCTCGTGACGCTGTTGAGTTAAATGTAGACGCTATTGCTGCAGGTATCTCTGATGCATTGTCAGGTGCTGAAAAACGCATCGATCAAGAAACTCTACAAGCGGCTTTCGAAACAATCCGTGAAGAGCAAGAGCGTAAGCAAGCCGCATTAAATGATGCTGCTGCTCAAGTAGGTGCTGACTTCCTTGCTGAAAACGGTAAGAAAGAAGGTGTTACTACTTTAGAGTCTGGACTACAATACGAAGTGATTACAGCCGCAGCAGAGGCCGGTGCTAAACCAGCGGCTACTGATACTGTATCTGTTCATTACCATGGTACTCTAACTGACGGTTCTGTTTTTGACAGCTCTGTTGAGCGTGGTACTCCAGCTGAGTTCCCAGTTAACCGCGTTATCGCTGGTTGGACTGAAGCACTTCAGTTGATGTCTGTTGGTGATAAGTGGAAGCTTTATATCCCAGCTGACTTGGCTTACGGCGCACAAAGCCCAAGCCCTAAAATTCCAGCTAACTCTGCTTTAGTATTTGAAGTAGAATTATTGGATGTTAAACAAGAAGGCTAA
- a CDS encoding Beta-lactamase-like protein: MRFASLGSGSKGNATVIDSGKSRVLIDCGFNRKHTRIRLQELSLELSDIDAILVSHEHSDHAKGVTLVCESIDKPFYATYGTARSAGWLDHPLWQCIDSHEKFQINDLSIQTVVVPHDSQEPVQFVVSSERFKVGVLSDLGSLTPYVIDAYQNCHGLLLEANHDLQLLQQGSYPPALKRRVAGDFGHLNNQQAADLLSRLLWPGIQHVLASHISDKNNQLELVQKEFAHVLKCDWKDVDAAIQGESTGWRALK; this comes from the coding sequence GTGAGATTTGCATCATTAGGCAGTGGTAGTAAAGGAAATGCTACTGTCATCGACAGTGGTAAAAGCCGTGTCTTAATTGACTGTGGTTTTAATCGAAAGCATACCCGTATACGCCTACAAGAGCTCTCTCTTGAATTATCAGATATCGATGCAATATTAGTCAGCCATGAGCACAGTGACCATGCTAAAGGCGTGACTCTTGTCTGTGAGTCTATTGATAAGCCTTTTTATGCGACTTACGGTACCGCTCGTTCTGCTGGCTGGCTCGATCATCCGTTGTGGCAATGCATTGACAGTCATGAAAAATTTCAAATTAATGATCTCTCTATTCAAACCGTTGTCGTGCCTCACGACTCGCAAGAGCCTGTTCAGTTTGTCGTCTCAAGTGAGCGTTTTAAAGTCGGTGTGTTGTCTGATTTGGGTTCTTTGACACCCTATGTAATAGACGCTTATCAAAACTGTCATGGCTTGTTGCTCGAAGCTAATCATGATTTGCAATTATTACAACAAGGTTCGTATCCGCCAGCATTAAAGCGACGGGTCGCAGGGGATTTTGGCCATCTTAATAATCAGCAAGCTGCTGATTTATTATCGCGTTTATTATGGCCTGGCATTCAGCACGTATTGGCGAGCCATATCAGTGATAAGAATAATCAGTTGGAGCTTGTACAAAAAGAATTTGCGCATGTTTTGAAATGCGATTGGAAGGATGTTGATGCGGCAATTCAGGGTGAAAGTACGGGTTGGCGAGCGCTGAAGTAG
- a CDS encoding putative lipoprotein yields the protein MIRAVFLLLAVNLTGCSAIFGDTFSDRAQGYLDSETQDRMQPVAGQAELPIQDTYVIPDVTLSSASAIQLDEDGDFVVPSPQPLVIAAEEDSASLTELQGVSLNPRLERDGAGTQVLRLNGHFAFAWTSVAEALVASDYALTDLNRSTGTYYITIFDPTAERPEKSFWQWLTNSNELGAEVDYLLRMNRSRLGVYLSLQKDLETLADDALAVSFLTDLQELLVK from the coding sequence ATGATTCGTGCTGTATTTTTATTGTTGGCGGTTAATTTAACGGGTTGTAGTGCCATTTTTGGTGATACGTTTAGTGATCGAGCTCAAGGTTATTTAGATTCCGAAACCCAAGATAGGATGCAGCCTGTAGCGGGTCAGGCTGAATTGCCTATCCAAGATACTTATGTCATTCCTGATGTGACCTTATCGTCAGCTTCAGCGATTCAATTAGATGAGGATGGTGATTTTGTTGTGCCTAGCCCTCAACCGCTTGTGATTGCTGCTGAGGAAGATTCAGCATCACTGACTGAGTTGCAGGGGGTTTCTTTAAATCCTCGTTTAGAGCGTGATGGTGCAGGTACTCAAGTATTGCGCTTAAATGGACATTTTGCTTTTGCTTGGACTTCCGTTGCGGAAGCCTTGGTCGCAAGTGATTACGCACTCACTGACTTGAATCGTTCAACGGGTACCTATTACATTACAATTTTCGATCCAACTGCTGAACGCCCAGAAAAAAGTTTTTGGCAGTGGTTAACAAATAGCAATGAGCTAGGGGCCGAAGTTGACTATTTGTTGAGGATGAACCGTTCACGTTTAGGCGTGTATTTATCTTTGCAAAAAGATTTAGAAACGTTAGCGGATGATGCATTGGCGGTTAGTTTTTTGACTGACTTGCAAGAACTTCTAGTGAAGTGA
- the dapA gene encoding Dihydrodipicolinate synthase. By similarity — protein sequence MITGSIVALATPMHDNGDIDWENLDRLVEFHIKEGTDAIVAVGTSGESATLNTKEHCAVMERVIKTVAGRIPVIAGTGANSTSEAIELTQEAKRLGADACLLVTPYYNKPTQEGLFLHHQAIAKAVDLGQILYNVPGRTAVDMLPETVARIAEIDQVIGIKEATGDLVRAKQVIDLVGNKIAVYSGDDETAYKLILLGGHGNISVTANVLPKKMAELCRLSLAGKVEEADALNAELMAMHHVMFLESNPIPVKWALHQMGRMTAGIRLPLTPLAEQYRKTMQDALSSFGLVK from the coding sequence ATGATTACGGGCAGTATTGTTGCATTGGCAACACCTATGCACGATAACGGTGACATTGATTGGGAAAATCTAGACCGTCTGGTTGAATTCCATATTAAAGAAGGCACTGACGCTATCGTAGCGGTAGGCACTTCGGGCGAATCTGCGACTCTGAATACAAAAGAACATTGCGCGGTCATGGAGCGCGTGATCAAAACAGTAGCAGGGCGTATTCCTGTTATTGCAGGTACTGGAGCCAACTCTACGTCAGAAGCTATTGAACTGACTCAAGAAGCTAAGCGTCTTGGCGCTGATGCGTGCTTGTTGGTTACCCCTTATTATAATAAGCCGACACAAGAAGGTTTATTTTTACATCATCAAGCCATCGCTAAAGCGGTTGATTTAGGGCAGATCCTTTATAATGTTCCAGGCCGAACGGCAGTGGATATGTTGCCTGAAACCGTTGCTCGTATTGCTGAAATTGACCAAGTTATTGGTATTAAAGAAGCAACCGGCGATTTGGTGCGCGCTAAGCAAGTTATCGATTTAGTCGGTAATAAAATCGCCGTGTATTCTGGTGACGATGAAACAGCGTATAAGTTAATACTGCTGGGTGGTCATGGTAATATTTCCGTGACGGCTAATGTATTGCCGAAGAAGATGGCTGAGCTATGCCGTTTATCCTTAGCAGGAAAAGTTGAAGAAGCGGATGCTTTAAATGCTGAGTTGATGGCGATGCATCATGTGATGTTTTTAGAATCTAATCCAATTCCTGTCAAATGGGCCTTGCACCAAATGGGTCGTATGACGGCAGGCATTCGCTTACCGTTAACGCCTTTGGCTGAGCAGTACCGTAAAACGATGCAAGATGCTTTAAGCTCTTTTGGTTTGGTGAAATAA
- a CDS encoding SirA family protein yields the protein MLEQNKQKITQNLDLKGLACPLPLLKMKLALKKLEPGQLMYIETTDSGSWADFHKFSEITENTLVSADLVSSDLVSVDKTTEYYRFIIKKGL from the coding sequence GTGTTAGAGCAAAATAAACAAAAAATTACTCAAAATCTCGATTTAAAGGGATTGGCCTGTCCTTTGCCTTTACTGAAAATGAAGTTGGCGTTAAAAAAATTGGAGCCTGGGCAGCTTATGTACATTGAAACAACTGATTCGGGATCTTGGGCTGATTTTCATAAATTTTCAGAAATTACTGAAAATACATTGGTAAGCGCAGATCTTGTTAGTTCTGATCTTGTTAGTGTAGACAAAACGACTGAATATTATCGATTTATTATTAAAAAAGGATTGTAA
- the nadA gene encoding Quinolinate synthetase A → MTSSVVNEESQFVRDHLNAKIEAVVAADADEKTLLITEIKQLLKQEDAVMVAHYYTDPELQALAEETGGCVADSLEMARFGRDHPASTLVVVGVKFMGETAKILSPEKRVLMPTLEATCSLDLGCPIDEFSDYCDQHPERTVVVYANTSAAVKARADWVVTSSIALQVVKHLTDQGEQIIWAPDKHLGNYVAKETGADMLIWDSACIVHDEFKAKALVDLKSVYPDAAILVHPESPQSVVDLADEVGSTSQLIAAAKNLPNKQLIVATDKAIFYKMQQAAPDKLLIEAPTGGNGATCKSCAHCPWMAMNGLTNLRDVLKLGHQEIVVEESVRLNAIKSLNRMLSFTPDK, encoded by the coding sequence ATGACTAGCTCCGTTGTAAATGAAGAATCACAATTCGTACGTGATCATCTAAACGCTAAAATTGAAGCAGTAGTGGCCGCTGACGCTGACGAAAAAACTCTTCTCATTACAGAAATTAAGCAGCTTCTTAAACAAGAGGATGCGGTGATGGTTGCTCATTATTACACCGATCCAGAATTACAGGCGTTAGCCGAAGAAACGGGTGGCTGTGTCGCTGACTCGTTAGAAATGGCTCGCTTTGGCCGTGACCATCCTGCTTCGACCTTGGTGGTTGTGGGCGTTAAATTTATGGGCGAAACGGCAAAAATATTGAGCCCTGAGAAACGTGTGCTTATGCCGACGTTAGAGGCTACGTGCTCGCTGGATTTAGGTTGCCCTATTGATGAGTTCTCAGATTATTGTGATCAGCATCCAGAGCGCACGGTGGTGGTGTATGCCAATACCTCCGCTGCGGTTAAGGCGCGTGCTGATTGGGTAGTAACGTCGAGTATTGCCTTGCAGGTTGTTAAGCATTTGACCGATCAAGGTGAACAAATTATTTGGGCGCCAGATAAGCACCTAGGTAACTATGTGGCGAAAGAAACTGGCGCGGACATGTTGATATGGGATAGTGCCTGTATTGTCCATGACGAATTTAAAGCTAAGGCGTTAGTCGATTTAAAATCAGTATATCCTGATGCTGCTATTTTAGTGCACCCAGAATCACCACAAAGTGTTGTGGATTTGGCGGATGAGGTGGGTTCAACCTCGCAGCTGATTGCAGCGGCGAAAAATTTGCCGAATAAGCAGTTGATTGTCGCTACCGATAAAGCCATTTTTTATAAAATGCAGCAAGCAGCGCCAGATAAACTATTAATCGAAGCACCGACAGGGGGTAACGGTGCAACTTGCAAGAGTTGTGCGCATTGTCCTTGGATGGCGATGAATGGATTAACGAATTTGCGTGATGTACTCAAATTAGGTCATCAAGAAATAGTGGTTGAAGAAAGTGTACGTTTAAACGCGATTAAGTCTTTAAATCGTATGCTATCTTTTACGCCTGATAAATAA